One stretch of Zootoca vivipara chromosome 8, rZooViv1.1, whole genome shotgun sequence DNA includes these proteins:
- the RBM12B gene encoding RNA-binding protein 12B encodes MAVVIRLQGLPVVAGSADIRRFFSGLSIPDGGVHIIGGEKGEAFIIFSTDEDARQAMSYSGGFIKDSRIEFFLSSKTEMQTIIELSRKRRVGSINSGASGIGNLSNLVAAINKGINKSMDPLENEFRSNGSRNSDTDILEPNYNQPKKEAFPSLYLFIRGMPYSATEDDVRNFFSGLQVEGIAMRKVNGKNNGEAVVKFATLSDATEGLQRDREYMGSRFIIVRTSGKGTWIKFGGEIGGPFSTKHFSHHLDKETFSSSREHSRREPDYLSSRKRTCSRSPERVMAHTHSRSPAGRITSHAHSRSPAGRDLSRAHSRSPGRVKARPRSRSPRRVRTRTRSRSPRRVRTHTRSRSPRRVRTRTRSRSPPQRVMARTWSRSPQRRFMMRTRSRSPPQKFTTQSHSPISHSQNREYYILIKNLLPTVEKKDLIKFFGHPGVTASPVIFLKPEGEAKTKDAIVLCESFKVYEFILTFHKEELLGQPIFIFPVSKEKLLFLTGSSEAKIPPERQHHANERSDRDENSGLKTCIYVRNFPFDVTNVEVQKFFAGFNIDKSDIYLLYDDKGIGLGEALVNFRTEEQARKAESLNRRRFLGTEVLLRCISEEQMQEFGINISSTSNEKIQDNLRSYERGEHFYPSGSQGSSLHGNLKHLSNYRHPPDDFISSSDLLRGPPGDGIPGSFQEGHFRPDYNSSGGSDRVTLIKLKNIPFQASPNEILDFFHGYKIIPESLSILRNEYGMSSGEAILAMMNYNEAVAAINELNDRPIGKRKVSLTFG; translated from the coding sequence ATGGCGGTAGTCATCCGTTTACAGGGGCTTCCTGTTGTTGCGGGTTCTGCAGATATTCGCCGCTTCTTCTCAGGATTGAGTATTCCTGATGGAGGTGTACATATCAttggaggagaaaagggggaagcCTTCATTATATTTTCAACAGATGAAGATGCACGACAAGCAATGAGCTATTCTGGAGGATTTATCAAGGATTCACGTATAGAGTTCTTTCTTAGCAGCAAGACAGAAATGCAGACTATAATAGAACTTAGTAGGAAAAGACGGGTAGGTTCCATTAACTCAGGCGCATCTGGAATTGGCAATCTTTCAAATTTAGTTGCAGCCATTAATAAAGGAATTAATAAATCTATGGATCCATTGGAGAATGAGTTCCGTTCAAATGGATCTCGAAACAGTGATACAGATATTTTGGAACCAAACTATAATCAGCCTAAGAAAGAGGCATTTCCAAGTTTGTACCTATTTATACGTGGTATGCCTTATTCTGCAACAGAAGATGATGTACGCAATTTCTTCTCTGGATTACAAGTGGAGGGAATAGCCATGAGAAAAGTTAATGGTAAAAATAATGGAGAGGCTGTGGTAAAATTTGCAACATTAAGCGATGCCACAGAAGGGCTTCAACGTGATAGAGAGTATATGGGTTCAAGATTTATTATCGTACGAACCTCTGGTAAAGGAacatggattaagtttggtggaGAGATTGGTGGTCCTTTCAGTACCAAACATTTCAGTCATCATTTGGATAAGGAAACATTTTCTTCAAGCAGAGAGCATTCACGAAGAGAGCCAGACTATTTGTCCTCAAGAAAACGCACCTGTTCAAGGTCTCCAGAGAGGGTTATGGCACACACTCATTCAAGGTCTCCTGCAGGGAGGATTACATCACATGCCCATTCAAGGTCTCCTGCAGGGAGGGATTTGTCACGTGCCCATTCAAGGTCTCCAGGGAGAGTTAAGGCACGCCCTCGGTCAAGGTCACCACGGAGGGTAAGGACACGCACGCGGTCAAGGTCACCGCGGAGGGTAAGGACACACACGCGGTCAAGGTCACCACGGAGGGTAAGGACACGCACGCGGTCAAGGTCACCACCACAGAGGGTTATGGCACGCACCTGGTCAAGGTCTCCACAACGGAGGTTTATGATGCGCACCCGTTCAAGGTCTCCACCGCAGAAGTTTACGACACAGTCTCATTCACCCATATCTCATTCTCAAAACAGAGAATATTATATACTCATTAAAAATCTCCTACCTACTGTTGAGAAGAAAGATTTGATAAAGTTCTTTGGGCATCCAGGTGTGACTGCCAGTCCTGTTATATTTTTAAAGCCAGAAGGCGAAGCAAAGACGAAAGATGCAATTGTGCTGTGTGAATCATTCAAGGTGTATGAGTTTATATTGACCTTTCACAAGGAGGAACTGCTTGGCCAGCCAATATTCATCTTTCCAGTTTCAAAAGAAAAGCTGCTGTTCTTAACTGGATCTTCTGAAGCAAAAATACCACCAGAAAGACAGCACCATGCAAATGAAAGAAGTGATAGAGATGAAAATTCTGGCTTAAAGACCTGCATATATGTGAGAAACTTTCCATTTGATGTGACAAATGTTGAAGTACAGAAGTTCTTTGCAGGATTTAATATTGATAAGAGTGACATTTATTTGCTTTATGATGACAAAGGAATTGGACTTGGGGAAGCATTGGTCAACTTCAGAACTGAAGAACAAGCCCGTAAAGCTGAAAGCTTAAATCGCCGGCGGTTTTTGGGAACAGAGGTACTCCTAAGATGTATTTCGGAGGAACAAATGCAAGAGTTTGGTATTAATATTTCATCAACATCAAATGAAAAGATACAGGATAATCTCCGTTCATATGAAAGGGGTGAACATTTTTACCCCAGTGGTTCACAAGGATCCTCTTTGCATGGGAACTTAAAGCACCTGTCTAATTATAGACACCCGCCTGATGATTTTATCTCCTCATCTGATCTTTTAAGAGGGCCTCCTGGTGATGGCATTCCTGGTAGTTTTCAAGAAGGGCACTTTAGGCCTGACTATAATTCTAGTGGTGGCTCAGATCGTGTCACATTGATTAAATTAAAGAATATACCGTTTCAAGCTTCTCCTAATGAAATTCTGGATTTCTTCCATGGTTATAAAATCATACCAGAATCTCTTTCTATTCTCCGCAATGAATATGGAATGTCTTCTGGTGAAGCTATTCTTGCCATGATGAATTATAACGAGGCAGTGGCTGCTATTAATGAATTAAATGACAGGCCAATTGGCAAGCGCAAGGTTAGTTTAACTTTTGGGTAG
- the CIBAR1 gene encoding CBY1-interacting BAR domain-containing protein 1: MLMLGRGLDARDNQTRQVRESVSKVEKHFGELCQIFAAYVRKTARLRDKADLLVNEIHAYAATETPSLRNGLKNFANEFSKLQDYRHAEVERLEAKVVEPLKCYGTIIKLKREDLKATLSAKNREAKQLSQLEKTRQRNPSDRHIISQAESELQRASLDATRTSRYLEETIDNFEKQKIRDIKNIFSEFVTIEMLFHGKALEIYTAAYQTIQNIDENEDLEMFRSSLYQTEHQSRLDIVRANSESPLQRNASSKSCPGIVQQISRNPLKKEEEDEEYDNEDEYED; the protein is encoded by the exons atgTTGATGCTGGGCCGCGGGCTGGACGCCAG GGACAACCAGACTCGTCAAGTACGAGAATCTGTGTCAAAAGTGGAAAAACATTTTGGTGAATTGTGCCAAATATTTGCAGCATATGTACGAAAAACTGCCAGACTGCGAGACAAAGCAGATCTTCTAGTAAATGAGATTCATGCTTATGCAGCTACAGAAACACCAAGTTTAAGGAATGGATTGAAAAACTTTGCAAACGAGTTTTCCAAACTTCAAGATTATCGCCACGCAGAG GTAGAAAGACTTGAAGCAAAAGTTGTTGAACCTCTGAAATGTTATGGGACCATCATAAAACTTAAGAGA GAGGATCTCAAAGCAACTTTATCAGCAAAGAATCGAGAAGCAAAACAGCTCTCTCAGCTTGAAAAGACGCGTCAACGAAATCCATCAGACCGGCACATTATT TCACAG GCCGAAAGTGAATTACAAAGAGCTTCACTGGATGCCACGCGGACAAGTCGGTACTTGGAAGAAACCATTGAcaactttgaaaaacaaaaaataagagATATAAAG AATATCTTTTCAGAATTTGTAACAATTGAAATGCTATTCCATGGGAAAGCCTTAGAAATTTACACTGCTGCCTACCAAACTATACAAAATATTGATGAGAATGAAGACCTAGAG ATGTTTCGGAGTTCGCTTTATCAAACAGAACATCAGTCTCGTTTGGATATTGTTCGTGCAAATTCAGAGTCTCCCCTTCAAAGGAATGCTTCATCCAAATCTTGTCCTGGAATAGTTCAG CAGATTTCCAGAAATCCattgaaaaaggaggaggaagatgaagagtATGACAATGAGGATGAATATGAAGATTAG